From a region of the Leishmania braziliensis MHOM/BR/75/M2904 WGS CADA00000000 data, contig 48, whole genome shotgun sequence genome:
- a CDS encoding protein kinase-like protein, whose product MTSRGEHLRLEKGSVVKNHYEVITPIGTGNFSRVYRVIDLQLPVKEQQRKPLAMKVIKKEYSSDAKYEKQMLIVLHEHDGGRNARVSKMYECFVWQECPVFIMPMHGPSLRSRRLGVNRGIVTHEKLLEFSYELLETMGFVHFECHMVHTDLKPENILIADRNVAENSMGNEWVVCDFGSASLWRMDKLDSDLISTRPYRAPEVVLGNKWHYAADMWSVGCILYEVAVGHRLFETRDDLTHLHMMDRRLGRLPEAFVKHSKYSSRYFNSHGDFVSTPDVIRFSKCRLTPIREVFRYDREFLHLLKGLLTYIPDERMTSAEALALPMFDALRAARKERQRLADATAEAQQQQRRRFAGAAILGNGVSPRPTDSSDNSALDHAVEGARKNDRSSSVHHGRGAAKVQSLSARSSSTIRDISSTDDMTAVADGAKNNHSSHRQHHHNHKRGETNSSNVAGSRSETHPCMTSVPAQEMSAVSPTVSTTSPFSVLAAGGTSREATARMTTVATAVAPVTAGSISRSATSSVMAPYATSPGKKRSSKAREIRRRATSTPVVRSGGNQHSRSPSPGAGVLTEEVPSPHPVVNNHQSTSTGRAALVPQLALEHVKASALASDGAATPLSSQSGRRRSGRSARKLSGRIMSPATKSSMMTPHKGLSSGSQHGCGRSAAGGGSTKLDVTSPLKSPRQHLQLDLSADKRRNPTPPHSSSTPCCLLETLSPTITRSPRMTKASLAAGPAQGLIISMPDANTTPPQTVFRAGAPPNSSTHRHSLRKPATMLGSISDHSITKENEAGVTTTLRLGPSVAASTEVTQSAAATELATLHRLSESPNTPLGYRAPLQRDITAVGMCMRTESLAVLGSPNVDDKRHDVDHIREGRSEAATGDGDGGCKRVGSQTVTCLAATKNDDVDNVSADNSDKDNPSVVLPTKLFVSTASSPINNRLSSAYNSDDSPHTTDYRSPVRCRPPMEGTSNASSPVMINTLNARFSTPSSEWRDVEAAKMEAIAAAMVKEGPQPFATALGPPLPQSQRNLFSAQRSHRHRSPRECSPAARSSSFLAGRRSPTRGSITPLRTVPEVTSNEDPHELASTVPLSHDSAARANSSSLLGGMLNSASVSKADLQSHMMPPSAGTTPAAGRSARRLSMAMSSTSATTTSKLITPTHVGQTPSVPSQFTVVMTSADKLKSVSPFSVSEMRRAMSPPLTASQRAVIKPGRTPAAPVPAPVSACPSVEELIPMTLRASATTSHPAVTAPRSHECSLSLKDGRLVNANSTVNTQLLTTASTSPAATIGVAAVPHQPLHRPYQPAHGLVYPSDSSSHVLSEAKMEEAGSAAASQSLGLHMARGSLVLQDRASPPNMSSQLPVIGSATAATAPPSFVLSRTTHGADERCEALSHNSSNASAKLLNTQHTRTSPDPSLRCQRSSLCINIAPDVTAGTKSLRSATAVLTNASTSSRLNSSFKSGGTSKSGLATLSYPAALSGSAGSASFQSVSRSPRNPVAHGTTGINSLRSSTDGVSVTSARSPRNGVSLAASPKPSATYRRPGSPRGISPVLITTDLLTNAIGGNVMSTPMQLLQQPPSQTKVLQRSSAAVASTGAGLGKTSISIVPRYTQSGVALLRSPMHQQSIGASVAATSRPQAQGLAAGPVNPMVVADSVASLKQPYKASFVAIKSVNSRGSTTDGSVNTISVDALSELTRSKPKHRRDPRTLRRISAPRPSTFSLSQANGAVSSLPTTGGSDRGDEDGDGQTRGAFANSVLPKPHNRDTPRCSSATEVSPPKM is encoded by the coding sequence AACATCCTTATTGCTGACAGGAACGTTGCCGAGAACTCAATGGGTAACGAGTGGGTCGTCTGCGACTTTGGAAGTGCATCGCTCTGGCGTATGGACAAGCTGGACTCGGACCTCATTTCCACGCGTCCGTACCGCGCACCGGAAGTGGTGCTTGGCAACAAGTGGCACTACGCTGCCGACATGTGGAGTGTGGGCTGCATCCTCTACGAGGTTGCCGTTGGGCATCGCCTCTTCGAAACCCGCGATGACCTGACGCACCTGCACATGATGGACCGCCGCCTTGGGCGACTGCCGGAGGCCTTCGTGAAACACTCCAAGTACTCGAGCAGGTACTTCAACAGCCACGGCGATTTCGTGTCCACTCCGGACGTTATTCGCTTTTCTAAGTGCCGACTGACCCCAATACGTGAAGTGTTCAGGTATGACCGTGAATTTCTTCACCTACTCAAGGGGCTCCTCACGTACATCCCAGATGAGCGCATGACATCAGCTGAGGCGCTGGCTTTGCCCATGTTCGACGCGCTCCGCGCCGCTCGAAAggagcgacagcggctggCAGATGCGActgcagaggcgcagcaacaacaacgccgccgcttcGCTGGAGCTGCCATCCTTGGAAACGGCGTGAGCCCACGACCTacagacagcagcgacaacagCGCGCTCGACCACGCCGTAGAAGGAGCGAGAAAGaacgaccgcagcagcagtgtgcATCAcggcagaggcgctgcaaAAGTGCAGAGCCTCAGTGCACGGTCGTCTTCCACTATAAGGGACATCAGCTCCACCGATGATATGACCGCAGTGGCGGATGGTGCCAAGAACAACCACTCCTCGCACAGGCAACACCACCATAATCACAAGCGTGGTGAAacgaacagcagcaacgtggCGGGAAGCCGCTCAGAGACACACCCATGCATGACGTCTGTCCCTGCTCAAGAAATGTCAGCAGTATCGCCGACCGTCAGCACCACGTCACCGTTTAGCGTCCTGGCAGCTGGTGGTACTTCCAGGGAGGCCACCGCCCGGATGACTACAGTCGCCACCGCAGTTGCTCCGGTGACAGCCGGGAGTATAAGCAGATCCGCTACGTCTAGTGTCATGGCGCCGTACGCGACATCGCCGGGCAAGAAGCGGTCTTCCAAGGCAAGAGAAATTCGCAGGCGTGCGACCAGCACGCCAGTGGTGCGAAGTGGCGGTAATCAGCACTCGAGGAGCCCTTCACCGGGAGCGGGCGTGCTGACTGAGGAGGTGCCGTCTCCACATCCGGTAGTGAACAACCACCAGTCCACCTCCACAGGGAGAGCGGCACTCGTGCCGCAGCTCGCTCTCGAACACGTCAAGGCGTCTGCCCTAGCGTCCGACGGTGCCGCAACACCACTGTCGTCGCAGAGtgggcggcgccgcagcgggcggTCCGCTCGGAAGCTCTCGGGTCGCATCATGTCCCCGGCCACCAAGAGCAGCATGATGACGCCACATAAGGGTCTCAGTTCCGGCTCACAGCACGGCTGTGGTAGAAGTGcggctggtggcggcagcaccaagCTGGACGTGACGAGTCCGCTGAAGAGCCCCCGCCAGCATCTGCAGCTCGACCTCAGTGCTGATAAGAGGCGAAATCCTACACCGCCCCACTCGTCCTCCACGCCGTGCTGCCTGCTGGAGACTCTCTCTCCGACCATCACGCGATCGCCGAGGATGACGAAGGCGTCATTGGCGGCTGGGCCGGCACAGGGTCTCATCATATCCATGCCAGACGCCAATACCACGCCACCGCAGACGGTGTTTCGTGCCGGCGCACCGCCGAACAGCTCAACGCATCGACACTCTCTTCGCAAGCCTGCCACAATGCTCGGTTCCATATCAGACCACAGTATCACCAAGGAAAATGAGGCGGGTGTTACGACCACCTTGCGACTCGGGCCGTCTgtggcggcgtcgacggAAGTTACTCAGTCGGCAGCTGCGACAGAGTTGGCGACTCTGCACCGGCTGTCGGAGTCTCCCAACACGCCTCTGGGTTATCGGGCGCCCCTCCAGCGCGACATCACAGCGGTGGGCATGTGCATGCGAACGGAGTCGCTTGCTGTGCTGGGTAGCCCCAATGTGGATGACAAGCGTCATGATGTCGACCACATAAGGGAAGGCCGAAGCGAGGCGGCAACTGgtgatggcgatggcggctGCAAGCGGGTGGGATCGCAGACGGTGACTTGTCTGGCCGCTACAAAGAATGATGATGTCGACAATGTTAGTGCTGACAACAGCGACAAGGACAACCCCTCAGTTGTGTTGCCAACCAAGCTGTTCGTGAGCACCGCTTCGTCACCGATAAACAACcgcctcagcagcgcgtACAACTCAGATGATAGTCCCCACACCACTGACTACCGCAGCCCCGTGCGTTGCCGCCCGCCCATGGAGGGCACCTCTAACGCGTCATCGCCTGTCATGATAAACACACTAAACGCACGCTTCAGCACTCCAAGCAGCGAGTGGCGAGATGTAGAGGCGGCAAAGATGGaggccatcgctgctgcgaTGGTGAAGGAAGGTCCGCAACCCTTCGCCACTGCTTTGGGACCGCCTCTACCGCAGTCCCAGCGCAACCTCTTTTCAGCGCAGCGAAGCCATAGACACCGAAGTCCGCGCGAGTGTTCGCCTGCTGCCCGGTCGTCATCGTTTCTCGCGGGCCGACGATCCCCCACAAGAGGTTCTATCACGCCCTTGCGTACCGTACCAGAAGTGACATCAAACGAGGATCCCCATGAGCTGGCCAGTACCGTCCCCCTTTCGCACGACTCAGCTGCCCGcgcgaacagcagcagcttgctTGGTGGCATGCTCAACTCCGCGTCAGTGTCCAAGGCGGATTTGCAGTCTCACATGATGCCTCCATCAGCGGGCACCACACCTGCTGCCGGCAGGTCAGCGCGGCGGTTATCGATGGCAATGTCATCAACGTCCGCGACAACAACGTCGAAGCTGATCACGCCAACGCACGTGGGCCAGACGCCTTCTGTACCAAGCCAGTTCACTGTCGTGATGACGTCGGCGGACAAGCTCAAGTCAGTGTCGCCGTTCAGCGTCTCCGAGATGCGCAGGGCTATGTCACCACCCCTGACGGCATCGCAACGTGCCGTGATCAAGCCAGGGCGGACGCCAGCGGCACCAGTGCCCGCCCCGGTGTCTGCGTGCCCATCTGTTGAAGAACTGATCCCCATGACCCTCAGGGCCTCCGCGACGACTTCCCACCCGGCTGTTACCGCCCCTCGTTCGCACGAGTGCTCACTATCGCTGAAGGATGGGCGACTCGTAAATGCCAACAGTACCGTGAATACACAGCTGCTGACAACGGCGTCCACTTCACCAGCGGCGACAATCGGTGTTGCGGCGGTTCCCCATCAGCCGCTGCATCGACCCTACCAGCCGGCCCACGGCCTTGTGTACCCCtccgacagcagcagccatgtCCTATCGGAGGCGAaaatggaggaggcgggtagcgcagctgcatcgcAGTCGCTGGGTCTGCACATGGCACGAGggtcgctggtgctgcaggacCGTGCTTCTCCTCCCAATATGTCGTCGCAACTGCCGGTCATTGgctctgccaccgccgccacagcgccaccttcTTTCGTGCTGTCTAGAACTACTCACGGGGCAGACGAGCGGTGCGAGGCTTTGTctcacaacagcagcaacgccagcgCAAAGTTGCTGAACACGCAGCACACCCGCACATCACCTGATCCCTCGCTTCGGTGTCAGCGCTCGTCTTTGTGCATCAACATCGCTCCCGATGTGACTGCGGGCACGAAGTCTCTCCGATCGGCCACCGCTGTTCTCACCAACGCTAGCACTAGCAGTCGTCTGAACAGCAGCTTCAAGAGTGGCGGCACTAGCAAGTCAGGTCTCGCTACATTGTCTTACCCGGCGGCCCTCTCTGGCTCGGCCGGCAGCGCGTCCTTTCAGTCGGTGTCGCGGTCGCCTCGCAACCCAGTCGCACATGGGACGACAGGCATCAACTCACTGCGGTCGTCGACTGATGGCGTGAGCGTAACGTCAGCGCGCAGCCCACGGAACGGTGTCTCACTGGCTGCTTCACCGAAGCCTTCAGCGACGTATCGGCGCCCCGGCTCTCCCCGTGGCATCTCGCCCGTGCTGATAACTACTGACTTGCTCACTAACGCAATCGGCGGGAACGTAATGTCGACGCCGATGCAATTACTTCAACAGCCACCTTCGCAGACGAAGGTGCTGCAACGGTcatcggcagcggtggcgagcaCTGGCGCGGGCTTGGGTAAGACGTCCATCTCTATCGTACCGCGCTATACGCAGTCCGGAGTGGCGCTATTACGCAGTCCAATGCACCAGCAGTCCATCGGTGCGTCGGTCGCAGCTACCTCCCGCCCGCAGGCGCAAGGCTTGGCCGCGGGGCCGGTGAATCCCATGGTGGTCGCAGATTCTGTTGCTTCACTGAAACAGCCGTATAAGGCGAGCTTCGTTGCTATAAAATCGGTCAACTCGCGCGGCAGCACTACAGACGGATCCGTGAATACGATCAGCGTGGATGCCTTGTCTGAGTTGACAAGGTCAAAGCCAAAGCACCGCCGAGACCCTCGCACACTTCGACGCATCAGTGCTCCTCGACCCTCGacgttctccctctcccaggCCAACGGCGCAGTGTCGTCGTTGCCGACGACCGGGGGCAGCGACAGAGGTGACGAGGACGGCGACGGGCAGACTCGCGGCGCCTTTGCCAACTCCGTTCTTCCAAAGCCGCACAACAGGGACACGCCAAGGTGCTCTTCTGCGACTGAGGTTTCGCCACCCAAGATGTAG